GCGCGCATCCGCCGCCAGGTACTCCGCTCGTTGTATTCGTTCACCAGAGTTTGTTCACCAGATTGGACGCCGGCGAACCGGCCGGGACCGGTTAGCGCCCGTGTTCGGAAATCGTGTGGTCTTCGTGTGGTTCAGCGGACGTGCCATCGAGCGCGTCGGGTAACGTCGCGCTGGAAAGGTGTTCCGCGGAGGCGATTTCGGCGATGGCGGCACGCAACGTATCAAGACCCTGACCGGTGCGTGCGCTCAAAAAGACGCGCGAAATATTACCATACTCGTCCCGCTCGACCGCGTCGCCGCGGGCCGCCAGCTCGGGCACGGCGTCGATCTTGTTGAACACCAGCACCTGTCGGATCGTGTCCGCGCCGATCTCGTGCAGCACGCCGTTGACCTGCTCGATCTGCTCGAGCCTGACCGCGCTCGACGCATCAACTACATGCAGCAACAGATCCGCATGGATCGTTTCCTCGAGGGTCGCGCGGAACGCCGCGACGAGCTGGTGAGGCAGCTCGCGGATGAACCCGACCGTGTCGGACACCACGATCTGACCGACCTCGTCGCCGAGATACACGCGCCGCGACGTCGTATCGAGCGTGGCGAACAGCTGGTCGGCCGCGTATGCCTGCGCTTTCGTCAGCGCATTGAACAACGTCGACTTGCCCGCGTTCGTATAGCCGACGAGCGACACCGACATCGTGCCGCTGCGCGCGCGCTGCCGGCGCTGCGTGCTGTGCTGGCGGCGCAGCCGATCGAGCCGCGACTTCAGCATCTTGATGCGTTCGCCGATCAGCCGGCGGTCGGTTTCGAGCTGGGTTTCGCCGGGGCCGCGCAGGCCGATACCGCCCTTTTGCCGCTCGAGGTGGGTCCACGCGCGAATGAGCCGGGTCGACAGGTATT
This DNA window, taken from Burkholderia cenocepacia, encodes the following:
- the hflX gene encoding GTPase HflX: MINAALVGIDFGKTDFEASLEELSLLASSAGARPAVTLSGRRASPDAKMFIGSGKAEELRLACDAHNVEIVIFNHALAPAQQRNLEQALNRRVVDRTSLILDIFAQRARSHEGKLQVELAQLQYLSTRLIRAWTHLERQKGGIGLRGPGETQLETDRRLIGERIKMLKSRLDRLRRQHSTQRRQRARSGTMSVSLVGYTNAGKSTLFNALTKAQAYAADQLFATLDTTSRRVYLGDEVGQIVVSDTVGFIRELPHQLVAAFRATLEETIHADLLLHVVDASSAVRLEQIEQVNGVLHEIGADTIRQVLVFNKIDAVPELAARGDAVERDEYGNISRVFLSARTGQGLDTLRAAIAEIASAEHLSSATLPDALDGTSAEPHEDHTISEHGR